In Sphingobacterium sp. R2, the genomic stretch CCAGAGATTATTTCGGAACTATGCACGGGAATCAATGGCGGGTTAGTGAGAGCAGCACGGGTTTTGATACTTCGTTCCGCACAAGTCCAAGTTACGTGCGATGTGTACGAGGTACTGTTGCAACAAACTAACAACTGGAGCATTCAATAACCACATCCCGCTGTAAACTGTCGTGGCATTGGTGTAAAAAAAATCCCCTAAGTCATGTACAAATCTTAGGGGATCTTTTAAGGTATTATTCGTGCGGAAAGAGCGCCGAATGGCACAACGCTGCTGCAGCGGTATTCGGCAAACATTTTAAATAACCGACAGGAACCTGTGCGATTATCTTTTCCAGAATCGTATTCATATTGGCAAACAACTCCTTGTTCCAGCGGATAGATGTACAGCTGGGCAATACGGCGATAAAGCCTTTCAGTCCGGTCTGCCACTCAAACTCATTTACTGGAGCTTGCTGTAGGCGTACAAATCCCTGTAAAGGTAGTTTCTCATCTTTATAACAAGGTGTTTTTCCGCTCCAGGGTGTCCCATATATGAACGTTCCTTCCGCCGTGATGCTGACGGCAGGATTATCGTCATTGAGCAAAATGCTATTTGGAATGTGTTGTAGCCACAGCCGGCTATGAGTGCTTTTGCCCGTTCCGCTCTTGCCTAGAAATGCCACTCCCTTACCATCATGGTTGATCACCGAAGCGTGGATCATGATCGTATTGTGTAAAAGGCTGGCCTGGCCAAATATCATCATCGCCATCCAAGTAATCACAGCACCCTGTTCTGCGGTGGAACTACGAGGTACATAAAGGGTGGAGTGCTTAAAGTTTCGCTCACTATGCAGATACCATAGGTCATCCCCTTGCTCGTTCACGATAGTCGTGACAAAACCATCCGCTCGTTCATAAAACCGAAATCGATCACCCCATGCAATAGACTCATCCGTGCGGAGCAGTCCCAAATCTTCAGCTTCCGGTGCGCTACCTTGGCTGATCGTGATGCGAATATTCGTTTCTTCGTTCAAGTCTTGCCATTGAAAATCCCTAAAAGAAGGAAGGAGCTGAGGCAAAGCGTAATCTACGGGGTGGATAAACTCCAAGATCAATTCCGCGATGCGGTAACGTGTTTGGGACAATTTCGTTGATGAAGGTACCTCCATAATGCAATATCAATAAAATTCGTGTTTAAGTAAGGCAATAGAATAGGTTGGTCGCGAAGTACAACACATTCATGTAAGGGCAAATTACAAAAGAATATTAAATTATCCATAAAAAGAACATCTAATCTAGATCGCATAAATCAACGTGAGGCATTTTTGCGTAAGATCATTAGTTCTTTTTTTTATGAGGTTGGGCAGATGCTTTTTTCAGTTTTTGAATTCTTCTCAATTCCTGAATAATGCTTGAGGGGAGTATTCGGTATTTTTCTACCGCTTCTTCGATAAAAAATCGGCCTTCGAGAATACTGGCAACCGCCATTTGGAGTCTTTCATTTACGGGAATCTTTTGTTCGTCAGAATTTTCTTTTTTGTTTTTCTTTTCCATTTTTTTTGAATTTGCAGCGCAAATGCTTTGTGTGTGTGTTTTAGACAGCGATCCATTTTGTGGAGATCGTGATTATATTATGTTTCATGAAGTTGTATAGGTAGAGACTGCTTGAAAATTATTTTTAGCCTATTGCTCGATCGAAAAATCGCTTTTTAGCATTTCAAAAATAGGAATATTCTTCTTTGAGTAACTATCGGAAAAAGTTTTTTAATTCTTTAACGAAAGAATTCACAATAATTTGTCATAGTGTAGTTACAAAATACCTAATATTTGCTATTTGTAGGTAATATATGTTTAACTATAATTGTGGTTTTGAATTAAATTATCTTTATCAGTAATGCTGTGGCGAAAGAAGTCATTTAACGTGCGTGAGTTTCGCGTTCAAGGGCGTACGCTAAGCTACCTATGTGTTAAGCTTCGAAAGATGCTTTTTTGCAGCAGAAATAAAACTCTTTTTCCAATAAAAATGTGTAGAGACCATAGTTTGGAAATCTTCACCGCTCAATTTTTGTGGCTTTTAGACGACACGCAAGTAGCGAGATTTCTACAAAAGATCTTATAGACGAAAAAAAGGAATCGTTATTATCCCTTTTTGACGCAAATTAGTGTCGTCTGTATTATTATGGTTAGCTGTAATAATAAGATTATAGGCATTCTCTACAGCAAGCACAATCCAAATCGAAGTAAAAATGAACGTAAAAATCGGTTACAACGACTTAATTATCCTGATCAACTGTATTCTTTCGATAGCGAACCTGATGTTATTGCTATATTTCATCCGGCATATTAAGCGATCCCGGCAAAAAGTCAGCACGATTGCTATCCCAATGGTGAACGAAAAAGAGGTAGATAACGCCGGACAGCAAGAGGCGGCCGGTGAGGGAGAGGAGCTTGTGCGCTCAGGTGTTCTTATCAGTAAGGTGACCGAAGACCGTTTGGTTGAGCAGTTTCAAAAAGCACAAGAGGGTCGATTTTTTCTCAAAAAAGGAGTCTCGCTGCAAGATTTAGCCGATTTGTTGGGTACCAACCCACGGTATGTATCCTATATTTTGAATCGTTACGTCGGAATGGATTTTAACAATTATATCCAACAGGCACGCATAGAGTATTTAATTTCCTGTGTTGAACGTGATCCTGACCTACTCAACGTCAAGTTCTCGGTTTTAGCCGAAAAGGCCGGATTTTCAAGTATCAGCAAATTCTCATCTGTCTTTAAAGCAGTAAAAGGTATTCCACCTTCAGAATACTTCCAGCGCTTAAGAACGCCCCTTTAAACAGGTGTTCGCTGCGTTCTATCCATCTTTCATATATTTAAGTGTCTGTTTAATAATTAATTATACGGGTTTTTTATGTCGGTTTCTATCCTGTACAAAAGGCCGAAGACTATCTTTTTTATTTTCCCATAGGGTAAAGTGGCTATGCTTTTACAAGCCCAGGGTGGGCTATAGTTACCCATTGTATCCCCGCATGATATGCAGGAAGTTGATCCATCAAGGTCAATCCTGTTGCCTCGCATGATATGCAGGAAGTTGATCTATCAAGGTGCAATCCTGCTGCCTCTCCTTTTAGCCAAGTAT encodes the following:
- a CDS encoding helix-turn-helix domain-containing protein encodes the protein MNVKIGYNDLIILINCILSIANLMLLLYFIRHIKRSRQKVSTIAIPMVNEKEVDNAGQQEAAGEGEELVRSGVLISKVTEDRLVEQFQKAQEGRFFLKKGVSLQDLADLLGTNPRYVSYILNRYVGMDFNNYIQQARIEYLISCVERDPDLLNVKFSVLAEKAGFSSISKFSSVFKAVKGIPPSEYFQRLRTPL